One region of Candidatus Dormiibacterota bacterium genomic DNA includes:
- a CDS encoding phosphonate C-P lyase system protein PhnH: MTRAAALHRAYRAVLVALGYPGRRVPVAPTTEAALALVLGSTWDAGCRVALAGVPPPLPWASAAAPAAGAELLVVGGGGSGGALARLPRGDEACPEAGATAVYAVAEPGPGRRLRLRGPGVAGHLDTELPLDASELDARDAACATWPLGVDLLVIDSAGRVAALPRTTRVERLR; the protein is encoded by the coding sequence ATGACCCGCGCCGCCGCGCTCCATCGCGCCTACCGGGCGGTCCTCGTCGCCCTCGGCTACCCCGGCCGCCGGGTGCCGGTCGCGCCCACCACCGAGGCGGCCCTCGCCCTGGTGCTGGGCTCCACCTGGGACGCCGGCTGCCGGGTGGCCCTGGCGGGCGTGCCGCCGCCCCTGCCCTGGGCGTCCGCCGCGGCGCCGGCGGCCGGCGCCGAGCTGCTGGTGGTGGGCGGCGGCGGCTCCGGCGGTGCCCTCGCCCGCCTGCCCCGCGGCGACGAGGCCTGCCCCGAGGCGGGCGCGACCGCGGTCTATGCGGTCGCCGAGCCGGGGCCCGGCCGGCGGCTGCGGCTGCGGGGCCCGGGGGTGGCGGGGCACCTCGACACCGAGCTGCCGCTCGACGCCTCCGAGCTCGACGCCCGCGACGCCGCCTGCGCCACCTGGCCGCTCGGTGTCGACCTGCTCGTCATCGACTCCGCCGGGCGGGTGGCCGCCCTGCCCCGCACCACCCGCGTCGAGCGGCTGCGCTGA